The DNA window CGGGTCGACGGCCAAATCGACGGTCCACCCTCTGATATTCAGGTAGAGCCTGCCGGCCTCGCAGCCGGATGCAACGGCATGAGCAATCGCCATGGTGAAAAGCGCGTTGGCCTGCAGGCACACCGGGTTGGGATGCGTCAGGGCAGCGTCTTGCCTGGCCCAGTCGCCCACTGTCTCCAATGGGTGGTTGGCTCCGAAGATGCCCAGGGGGCTGATCCGCATCATGGCCCCATTGGCCTGGCTGTCTGGATTCGGACGCCCCCGCAGGCCGCTGGAGATGGTCATGCCGCAGTCGAAAGGATCGGAGTCGAGCCAGAATCGATAGGCCTGAAACGCGGCCTCAGGGTCATAGATCCTACGCTCTGTCAGCATCCGCGCCAGCAGCAGGGCCATTTCCGAGTCATCCGTCGGTTGACCGGCAAGGGTGTTCCATGTGCCGCCATCGGCCAGTTCCCGCACGCCATCCGGATACCTGCGACGGATCTCCTCCGGCGACCGGAACTCGACCAGGCTGCCGAGGGCATCTCCCGCGAGCTGGCCAAGGAGGCAGCCCTGGGCCCGGGATAAAACGGATCGAAATGCTGGATTTCTATTGCAGGAGTTCATGCATTCCTTCCTCGAAATAGTTTGAGTATTTCTCCTTCACCGCCTCGGCTATATCCCGGTCTTGTTTCCACAGAATGGCGTGCTCTACCGCCAGCCGGATAGTGTGCAGAATATTGCCATGATGGAAAAAAATGCCATGTTTTGCGCTCCGGAACGCTGGGGGGACAGGATCACCCATAGAGCTCGCGGCTCGTTTCCTCAGCCATGAGCCTTTTTTATGCAATTTGGGTTACCTTGCTCATGAATCAAAAGCTTACCCGCCCTACACTAAATATTCCAGGGGGGCGTGTCTCACTCGAATTGATACAGAGGGGCCGCATGTTATGAACGGTGCTGCATTGCCAAAGCGACTCCATCCGTAAAATCAGTCTTCGCCATGGGGTGGTTGTGCGGCGAATATCGTCAACATCAGCTCAGAGTCATCAAGAAGTCTGTATTCCGGTTTCCTGCCAGACAGTCTTTCGCTCTCGGTGATGATGATCGGCACACCTTCGCCGCGCTTGTCCATGATGAAATTCCGCTGACTGCCGATAGCATCCACATTCATAGGGCAACGCGCCAGCAAGGAACTGATCAATTCATTCCGTGACGATTGCCGCTCCGAAATGCTCTCAATAGTCATGGTGTTGGGGATCGCGCCGGGCGAGAAGATTTCCAGTCGATCAGAGAACAGATGCAGGCGAATCTTGGAACCGTAAATGGAGTAATCCCGATGAGCCACAGCGTTGACCACCGCCTCGAATACCGCGTTCATGGAGAACTGCGGGGTTTCAATCCGATTGGGCGCTTTGATGGCAAAGACCCGCATGTTTCTTTCCACAAACTTGCAGGCGTCCCGGATCTGAACATCAAGTGGGCCAGTAATGTCCTTGGCGTCCAGTTGATAGGCGGCGTTGCGCTCGGTGCCTCGGTAACAAACCGCCTGAATAAAAGCGCTGGACATAAAAGACTCCGGGGCATCCGAGGCCATCAAAACACCGCTGACTGTGGCTCGGATGGTGCCGTCTTCGTCCTTGGCAACAAGTTTCATTTTTTCGAGAAATTCCTGATCCGCTTTAGGTGAGATGACTGTTCGGAATCTGCTCCATAGCTTGGGATTCAAATCATCGATCGTTGTGCCCGGAACCGTTTGTTCATCGAAACGGATAAGCCGCACCTGACTGCGCTGCTGGAATAACCGCGCGAGGACATCCGGTTTCATCTCGCGCTTGGAACTCCCAAGGCGGCGGAAATAGCCGTTTGGGCTTTTGTGGACAAACAGGCTGCGGGGTACATCGATTCGCAGGATTGTTTTGTCACCACCTTGTTGATCAGGCACAATGAGCTTTCGAATCACGCAATCGAGGGCCGGGTCAATGGAATCGTTGCAGATGGAACGAAGCCAGTCTTCAACGATGTCAAGTTTTTCTGGTGGTATCCCTCGAATCACTTTGGTCTTGTCGTCAACCCCCAGAACAATGATGCCGGATGCCGTATTTGCCATGGCAGCCAGTTCGTCCGCCATGCCGTCCTTCTGGGGACCGGTGACTTTGCTGCCGCTGAATTCAACCGCCTTGAGTTCAAGAACAGAGTCCTCTCCCAGCGCGATTTGTTTGAGCAAGTCGGATATATTTTCGTACATCACTAACCCCCATTTCCACTAATGGACAAAGCGATACGGAATCCATATATAGACCTCACTCCTTCGTTCACCATGTTTTCGGTAAAAGCCCAGAGATCTCGCGCTAACCTAAAATCCGGAGACAATGCCAAAAAATTATCCCAACAAATTACTTTGATGGACGGCCAAAATCAAGTGTTGCGCCGAATTGCGCCGAGTTTTCCAAAAAACGGCT is part of the Desulfatiglans anilini DSM 4660 genome and encodes:
- a CDS encoding ADP-ribosylglycohydrolase family protein, whose protein sequence is MNSCNRNPAFRSVLSRAQGCLLGQLAGDALGSLVEFRSPEEIRRRYPDGVRELADGGTWNTLAGQPTDDSEMALLLARMLTERRIYDPEAAFQAYRFWLDSDPFDCGMTISSGLRGRPNPDSQANGAMMRISPLGIFGANHPLETVGDWARQDAALTHPNPVCLQANALFTMAIAHAVASGCEAGRLYLNIRGWTVDLAVDPALMDAVFGAAEAPPADYVRQQGWVLIAFRNALWQLLHAPCFEEGVVDTVMRGGDTDTNAAICGALLGAVGGLDAIPVRWVDRVLNCRPEAGQPGVHRPRPACFWPVDALELAEGLIRGGE
- a CDS encoding ATP-binding protein — its product is MYENISDLLKQIALGEDSVLELKAVEFSGSKVTGPQKDGMADELAAMANTASGIIVLGVDDKTKVIRGIPPEKLDIVEDWLRSICNDSIDPALDCVIRKLIVPDQQGGDKTILRIDVPRSLFVHKSPNGYFRRLGSSKREMKPDVLARLFQQRSQVRLIRFDEQTVPGTTIDDLNPKLWSRFRTVISPKADQEFLEKMKLVAKDEDGTIRATVSGVLMASDAPESFMSSAFIQAVCYRGTERNAAYQLDAKDITGPLDVQIRDACKFVERNMRVFAIKAPNRIETPQFSMNAVFEAVVNAVAHRDYSIYGSKIRLHLFSDRLEIFSPGAIPNTMTIESISERQSSRNELISSLLARCPMNVDAIGSQRNFIMDKRGEGVPIIITESERLSGRKPEYRLLDDSELMLTIFAAQPPHGED